Proteins from one Comamonas flocculans genomic window:
- the tal gene encoding transaldolase, protein MNQLEALKQVTTVVADTGDFHELARFAPQDATTNPSLILKAVQKSDYAHLLRDNAARWSGRDLAERMDRLIVRFGCETLAHIPGRVSTEVDARLSFDTEAMVTRAERLIELYQAEGVHIERVLIKVASTWEGIEAARRLQGRGIATNMTLLFSFAQAVACAQARVQLISPFVGRIHDWYKARAGSSWDATAMSGGADPGVQSVRRIFEYYKHFGIATEIMGASFRNVGQIRALAGCDLLTIAPALMAELAASEAPLPRALDAEAARALQIEHVQLDEASFRYALNEDAMATEKLAEGIRAFAADAVKLEALMQA, encoded by the coding sequence GTGAACCAACTCGAAGCCTTGAAGCAAGTCACCACGGTCGTGGCCGACACCGGCGACTTTCACGAACTCGCGCGTTTCGCGCCGCAGGATGCGACCACCAACCCCTCGCTGATCCTCAAGGCGGTGCAAAAGAGCGACTACGCCCATTTGCTGCGCGACAACGCCGCGCGCTGGAGCGGGCGCGACCTGGCCGAGCGCATGGACAGGCTCATCGTGCGCTTTGGCTGCGAGACCCTGGCACACATCCCGGGGCGCGTGTCCACCGAGGTCGACGCCCGCCTGTCCTTCGATACCGAAGCCATGGTCACGCGCGCCGAGCGGCTCATCGAGCTCTACCAGGCCGAGGGCGTGCACATCGAGCGCGTGCTGATCAAGGTGGCCAGCACCTGGGAAGGCATAGAGGCGGCGCGCCGGCTGCAGGGCCGGGGCATTGCCACCAACATGACGCTGCTGTTTTCCTTTGCCCAGGCCGTCGCCTGCGCGCAGGCCAGGGTGCAGCTGATCTCGCCCTTCGTCGGACGCATCCACGACTGGTACAAGGCCAGGGCGGGCAGCAGCTGGGACGCAACGGCAATGTCCGGCGGCGCGGACCCCGGCGTGCAATCGGTGCGTCGCATCTTCGAGTACTACAAGCACTTCGGCATCGCCACCGAGATCATGGGGGCGAGCTTTCGCAACGTCGGCCAGATCCGTGCGCTGGCCGGCTGCGACCTGCTCACCATCGCGCCCGCGCTGATGGCCGAGCTGGCCGCGAGCGAGGCGCCGCTGCCCCGGGCGCTGGACGCCGAGGCGGCGCGGGCCCTGCAGATCGAGCATGTGCAGCTCGATGAGGCGAGTTTTCGCTACGCCCTCAACGAAGACGCCATGGCAACCGAGAAACTGGCCGAGGGCATCCGCGCCTTTGCGGCGGACGCGGTGAAGCTCGAAGCGCTGATGCAGGCTTGA
- a CDS encoding M20 aminoacylase family protein, whose translation MQTLRYQAGGRAFAAIARFHPELTSLRRELHAHPELGFEEHRTSARVREVLRACQVDELHEGVGGTGVVAVIHGRGRGSGAMVGLRADMDALPMTEHNDFAWKSDKSGLMHGCGHDGHVTMLLGAARYLAASRNFDGTAVLIFQPGEEGFGGARVMIEDGLFERFPVQSVYALHNWPMMAPGTVGLNEGAMMAAADRITIQVSGKGGHGAHPYQTVDVVLVAAHIVTALQGIVARNVRAIDSAVLSICAAQAGDLAAFSVMPGEATLVGTVRTFSPEVQDLMERRIHEVCAAVALGFGASASVHYERIYPATINTAAEARFAGDVAARLVGEAKVQRKLEPSMGAEDFSFMLQHKPGAYLRLGQGGAPLHSSRYDFNDEVLPLGAALHAGLVEQAMPLPPGD comes from the coding sequence CGCGCGCTTTCATCCCGAGCTGACCTCGCTGCGGCGCGAGTTGCACGCCCATCCGGAGCTGGGTTTTGAAGAGCACCGCACCAGCGCGCGCGTTCGCGAGGTGCTGCGCGCCTGTCAGGTCGATGAGCTGCACGAGGGCGTGGGCGGCACCGGCGTGGTCGCCGTGATCCACGGGCGCGGCCGGGGCAGCGGCGCGATGGTCGGACTGCGCGCCGACATGGACGCGCTGCCCATGACCGAGCACAACGACTTCGCCTGGAAGTCGGACAAGAGCGGCCTGATGCATGGTTGCGGGCACGACGGGCACGTCACCATGCTGCTGGGCGCGGCGCGCTATCTTGCGGCGAGCCGCAATTTCGACGGCACGGCGGTGCTGATATTCCAGCCGGGCGAGGAGGGCTTTGGCGGCGCCCGCGTGATGATCGAGGACGGCCTGTTCGAGCGCTTCCCGGTGCAGTCGGTCTATGCGCTGCACAACTGGCCGATGATGGCGCCGGGCACCGTGGGGCTGAACGAGGGCGCGATGATGGCCGCGGCCGACCGCATCACCATCCAGGTGAGCGGCAAGGGCGGGCACGGCGCGCACCCCTACCAGACGGTGGACGTGGTGCTCGTGGCCGCGCACATCGTCACCGCCTTGCAGGGCATCGTTGCGCGCAACGTGCGCGCGATCGACAGTGCGGTGCTGAGCATCTGCGCGGCGCAGGCCGGTGACCTGGCCGCCTTCAGCGTGATGCCGGGCGAAGCCACGCTGGTGGGCACGGTGCGCACCTTCAGCCCCGAGGTGCAGGACCTGATGGAGCGGCGCATCCACGAGGTCTGCGCGGCGGTGGCGCTGGGCTTTGGCGCCAGCGCCAGCGTGCATTACGAGCGCATCTACCCGGCGACGATCAACACCGCCGCCGAGGCGCGCTTCGCGGGCGACGTCGCCGCCCGGCTGGTGGGCGAGGCCAAGGTGCAGCGCAAGCTCGAGCCCAGCATGGGCGCGGAGGATTTCTCCTTCATGCTGCAACACAAGCCCGGCGCCTACCTGCGCCTGGGCCAGGGCGGCGCGCCGCTGCACAGCAGCCGCTACGACTTCAACGACGAGGTGCTGCCACTGGGTGCGGCGCTGCACGCGGGCCTGGTCGAACAGGCCATGCCCTTGCCGCCGGGCGACTGA
- the pgi gene encoding glucose-6-phosphate isomerase, with amino-acid sequence MIDSPLCHETPAWARLQAHWRQEASHIDLRAEFARDGQRLPTLSQRAPHLWADLSKNWLLPGTEALLRRLADGCGVLDWRDAMFAGVAVNTTEQRAAMHWLLRTPPDAGLLGALPPARGWGAGVRGALQETARTLQAMLHLADEVRADAAITDVVHIGIGGSCLGPELAVQALQHLAAGGPRIHFVANVDGGELGAVLGRVRAANTLFLIASKSFTTAETMMNAHTARAWFLAQGGSEDAAHARGIARHFVALTAQPEAAARFGITRVLGFEDWVGGRYSLWSAIGLPIAIAVGSAAFRALLAGAHAMDAHFLAAPPETNLPLRLGLLDVWYRDFCGLGSRCIAPYSHGLRRLPAYLQQLEMESNGKGVTRDGRPLAVATAPVVWGEPGTNGQHAFFQMLHQGQDVVPVEFIAAREPVGGPAEHHHDLLVNAVAQAQALMLGHASDAAHRRCPGNRPSTFLLLERLDAQALGALIALYEHRVFVSGAVWGINSFDQWGVELGKCLARELVARQGSGDWAGVDASTRELMRLSASAPSQLGV; translated from the coding sequence ATGATTGATTCGCCCCTGTGCCATGAAACCCCCGCGTGGGCGCGGTTGCAGGCGCATTGGCGCCAGGAGGCAAGCCACATCGACCTGCGTGCCGAGTTCGCCCGTGATGGCCAGCGCCTGCCCACGCTGAGCCAGCGCGCACCGCACCTGTGGGCCGACCTGTCGAAGAACTGGCTGCTGCCCGGCACCGAGGCGCTGCTGCGCCGCCTGGCCGATGGCTGCGGGGTGCTTGACTGGCGCGATGCGATGTTCGCGGGCGTGGCGGTCAACACCACCGAGCAGCGCGCCGCCATGCACTGGCTGCTGCGCACGCCGCCCGATGCCGGGCTGCTCGGGGCGCTGCCGCCCGCGCGGGGCTGGGGCGCGGGCGTGCGCGGCGCGCTGCAGGAGACGGCGCGCACGCTGCAGGCCATGCTGCACCTGGCCGACGAAGTGCGTGCCGACGCTGCCATCACCGACGTGGTGCACATCGGCATCGGCGGCTCCTGCTTGGGCCCCGAGCTGGCGGTGCAGGCGCTGCAGCACCTGGCCGCCGGCGGGCCGCGCATCCATTTCGTGGCCAACGTCGACGGCGGGGAGCTCGGTGCGGTGCTGGGCCGGGTACGGGCGGCAAACACGCTGTTCCTGATCGCCTCCAAGTCCTTCACCACGGCCGAGACCATGATGAACGCCCACACGGCGCGCGCCTGGTTCCTGGCCCAGGGCGGCAGCGAGGATGCGGCGCATGCGCGGGGCATCGCCCGGCATTTCGTGGCGCTGACGGCGCAGCCCGAGGCCGCGGCGCGCTTTGGCATCACGCGGGTGCTGGGCTTCGAGGACTGGGTCGGCGGGCGCTATTCGCTGTGGTCGGCCATCGGCCTGCCGATCGCCATCGCCGTGGGCAGCGCGGCGTTTCGCGCCTTGCTGGCCGGCGCGCACGCCATGGACGCGCATTTTCTTGCCGCCCCGCCCGAGACCAATCTGCCGCTGCGCCTGGGCCTGCTCGATGTCTGGTACCGCGATTTCTGCGGTCTGGGCAGCCGCTGCATCGCGCCCTACAGCCACGGCCTGCGGCGTCTGCCGGCCTATCTGCAGCAGCTGGAGATGGAGAGCAATGGCAAGGGCGTGACGCGCGACGGCCGCCCGCTGGCGGTGGCCACGGCGCCGGTGGTCTGGGGCGAGCCCGGCACCAACGGCCAGCATGCCTTCTTCCAGATGCTGCACCAGGGGCAGGACGTGGTGCCGGTGGAATTCATCGCCGCGCGCGAGCCCGTGGGCGGCCCGGCCGAACACCACCACGACCTGCTGGTCAACGCGGTGGCGCAGGCGCAGGCGCTGATGCTCGGCCATGCGTCCGACGCCGCGCACCGGCGCTGCCCCGGCAACCGGCCCAGCACCTTCCTGCTGCTCGAGCGGCTGGACGCGCAAGCGCTGGGCGCGCTGATCGCGCTGTACGAGCACCGGGTCTTCGTCTCGGGCGCGGTCTGGGGCATCAACAGCTTCGACCAGTGGGGCGTGGAGCTGGGCAAGTGCCTGGCGCGCGAGCTGGTGGCGCGCCAGGGCTCGGGCGACTGGGCGGGCGTGGACGCGTCCACGCGCGAGCTGATGCGCCTGAGCGCGTCGGCTCCGTCTCAGCTCGGCGTATAG